A DNA window from Mesorhizobium sp. C432A contains the following coding sequences:
- a CDS encoding bifunctional diguanylate cyclase/phosphodiesterase, translating to MPAVSNPKRTPVFRLLTVASSGLGSFILGLWGLRHGFGDGFAGMQAETMIGIASALCALAAAGAALSFFAGVDESVDYVFNETHFDKLTGLFARPAMVGRIADAASATIRTGEPVFLIDIDIDRFKQINDAIGYSHGDELIRGFTKRLKACMPEGAVMGRIGAGEFAILVWEHQLQRSMESTVETMIEEMLKPYQLDSHLQSVGLSVGIVAMPKDGVDPVLILRRSNLALQNARAGGVGNWSVFHSDMGQVADYRHWIESELHIAFDRGDFDLHYQPQLDLPTGRVVGYEALIRWKHPERGMIPPMEFIPIAEETGMIHPIGNWVLNKACSDARHLPEDCFVAVNISPVQFRTKDFVGIVRDTMASTGIKPSRLELEVTETAMMQDRDRAAIILQQLADMGISVAVDDFGTGYSNLSYLIDFAFGKLKIDRSFVSRIDTDSNSGAVVSTIVGLSRALGVGIIAEGVETENQATLLRAAGCEMVQGYLFGRPAPLKIKPGDIRPTIPVHEPARIVSMH from the coding sequence ATGCCTGCTGTCAGCAACCCGAAGCGAACACCTGTGTTCCGGCTGCTCACCGTCGCCAGTTCGGGCCTTGGCAGTTTCATCCTTGGGCTTTGGGGCCTCCGGCATGGTTTCGGGGACGGCTTTGCCGGCATGCAGGCGGAAACCATGATCGGCATCGCGTCGGCGCTATGCGCGCTGGCCGCCGCCGGTGCTGCCTTGTCCTTCTTCGCCGGCGTCGATGAATCGGTGGACTACGTTTTCAACGAAACCCATTTCGACAAGCTGACCGGGCTTTTTGCGCGGCCGGCGATGGTCGGCAGGATTGCCGACGCGGCGTCCGCGACGATCAGGACCGGTGAGCCGGTGTTCCTCATCGACATCGACATCGACCGCTTCAAGCAGATCAACGACGCCATCGGCTACAGCCATGGCGACGAACTGATCCGCGGCTTCACCAAGCGGTTGAAGGCCTGCATGCCCGAAGGCGCGGTCATGGGGCGCATCGGCGCCGGCGAGTTCGCTATCCTTGTCTGGGAACACCAACTCCAAAGGTCCATGGAAAGCACCGTCGAAACCATGATCGAGGAGATGCTGAAGCCGTACCAGCTCGATTCCCACCTGCAGTCGGTCGGCCTGTCGGTCGGCATCGTGGCGATGCCAAAGGATGGCGTCGATCCGGTCCTCATCCTGCGCCGCTCCAACCTGGCGCTGCAGAATGCCCGCGCCGGCGGCGTGGGCAACTGGTCGGTCTTCCATTCCGACATGGGCCAGGTCGCCGACTACCGCCACTGGATCGAATCCGAACTGCACATCGCCTTCGACCGTGGCGATTTCGACCTTCATTACCAGCCGCAGCTCGACCTGCCGACCGGCCGTGTCGTCGGCTACGAGGCGCTGATCCGCTGGAAGCACCCGGAACGCGGCATGATCCCGCCGATGGAATTCATTCCTATCGCCGAAGAGACCGGCATGATCCACCCGATCGGCAATTGGGTGCTGAACAAGGCCTGCAGCGATGCCCGTCATTTGCCCGAGGACTGCTTCGTTGCCGTCAACATCTCGCCGGTCCAGTTCAGGACCAAGGATTTCGTCGGTATCGTGCGCGACACGATGGCCAGCACCGGCATCAAGCCGTCGCGGCTGGAGCTCGAAGTGACCGAGACGGCGATGATGCAGGACCGCGACCGCGCCGCCATCATCCTGCAGCAGCTTGCCGACATGGGCATTTCGGTGGCCGTCGACGATTTCGGCACCGGCTATTCCAATCTCAGCTACCTGATCGACTTCGCCTTCGGCAAGCTGAAGATCGACCGCTCGTTCGTCAGCCGCATCGACACCGATTCTAATTCGGGCGCCGTCGTCTCTACCATCGTCGGCCTGTCGCGGGCGCTCGGCGTCGGCATCATCGCCGAAGGCGTCGAGACCGAGAACCAGGCGACGCTTTTGCGAGCAGCTGGTTGCGAGATGGTGCAAGGCTATCTGTTCGGCAGGCCGGCGCCGCTCAAGATCAAGCCTGGCGATATCAGACCGACCATTCCCGTCCACGAGCCGGCGCGCATCGTCAGCATGCATTGA
- the fabA gene encoding 3-hydroxyacyl-[acyl-carrier-protein] dehydratase FabA, translating into MAGSKSSYGYEELLACARGELFGPGNAQLPYPPMLMFDRITEISETGGAHDKGFIRAEFDIKPDLWFFACHFIGNPIMPGCLGLDAMWQLTGFYLGWLGEPGKGMALSTGEVKFKGMVTPSVKKVEYGIDFKRVMRGRLVLGIADGWLKADGEPIYTATDLKVGLSKQSAA; encoded by the coding sequence ATGGCGGGTTCGAAATCCAGCTACGGTTATGAGGAATTGCTTGCCTGCGCCCGCGGCGAGCTGTTTGGGCCTGGCAACGCCCAGCTGCCCTATCCGCCGATGCTGATGTTCGACCGCATCACCGAGATCAGCGAGACCGGCGGCGCCCACGACAAGGGCTTCATCCGTGCCGAATTCGACATCAAACCGGACCTGTGGTTCTTCGCCTGCCATTTCATCGGCAATCCGATCATGCCGGGGTGCCTGGGCCTTGACGCCATGTGGCAATTGACGGGTTTTTACCTCGGCTGGCTCGGCGAGCCGGGCAAGGGCATGGCGCTGTCGACCGGCGAAGTGAAGTTCAAGGGGATGGTGACGCCTTCGGTCAAGAAGGTGGAATACGGCATCGATTTCAAGCGCGTCATGCGTGGACGCCTGGTGCTCGGTATCGCCGATGGCTGGCTTAAGGCCGACGGCGAACCCATATACACTGCGACGGACCTCAAGGTGGGGCTGTCCAAGCAATCGGCCGCCTGA
- the rpsO gene encoding 30S ribosomal protein S15 → MNGLVFSRELPYMRRSIAPCRFACTGPCWTTSRLRATRFLKQIRKNTMSITAERKQELMGEFATAKGDTGSPEVQVAILSERIKNLTDHFKDHKKDNHSRRGLLALVSQRRSLLDYLKRKDDARYQTLIEKLGLRR, encoded by the coding sequence ATGAATGGGCTGGTGTTTTCCAGGGAATTGCCTTATATGCGCCGCAGCATCGCGCCATGTCGCTTTGCTTGCACCGGCCCCTGCTGGACGACATCCCGGCTGAGGGCGACCCGTTTCCTCAAACAGATAAGGAAAAACACGATGTCGATTACTGCCGAGCGCAAACAGGAATTGATGGGTGAATTCGCAACCGCCAAGGGCGATACCGGGTCTCCGGAAGTCCAGGTGGCCATCCTTTCCGAGCGCATCAAGAACCTGACCGACCACTTCAAGGACCACAAGAAGGATAACCATTCCCGCCGTGGTCTGCTCGCTCTCGTCTCCCAGCGCCGCAGCCTGCTTGATTATCTCAAGCGCAAGGATGACGCGCGCTATCAGACGTTGATCGAGAAGCTCGGTCTGCGCCGTTGA
- the truB gene encoding tRNA pseudouridine(55) synthase TruB — translation MGRRGKKKGRPISGWVVLDKPVGMGSTEAVSKIKWLFQAEKAGHAGTLDPLASGMLPIALGEATKTVPYVQDGAKIYRFTVAWGEERSTDDLEGPVTQSSDRRPAEEDVRALLPNYTGVIMQTPPQFSAIKISGERAYDLARGGETVDIPAREIEIGRLDIVEHAADHTSFEVECGKGTYVRSLARDMGRDLGCFGHIAELRRVEVEPFTQEDFVTVAELEAARFGEQREADEEGDADVADAPIDFGAIDALLVDTAAALDCLPQIAISDEAATKIRLGNPVIIRGRDAPVEAEEACATARGKLVAIGAIEQGMFKPKRVFAG, via the coding sequence GTGGGGCGCCGCGGCAAGAAGAAGGGCCGGCCGATCTCCGGCTGGGTGGTGCTGGACAAGCCGGTTGGCATGGGTTCGACCGAAGCCGTCTCCAAGATCAAATGGCTTTTCCAGGCCGAAAAGGCCGGCCATGCCGGCACGCTCGACCCGCTGGCCTCTGGCATGCTGCCGATCGCGCTGGGCGAGGCAACCAAGACCGTGCCTTATGTGCAGGACGGCGCCAAAATCTACCGGTTCACCGTCGCTTGGGGCGAGGAGCGTTCGACCGACGATCTCGAAGGTCCGGTGACGCAAAGTTCCGACCGCCGTCCGGCGGAAGAAGATGTCAGGGCGCTGCTGCCGAACTACACCGGCGTCATCATGCAGACACCGCCGCAATTCTCGGCCATCAAGATATCAGGCGAACGCGCCTACGATCTCGCCCGTGGGGGCGAGACAGTCGACATCCCCGCGCGCGAGATCGAGATCGGCCGTCTGGACATCGTCGAGCACGCTGCCGACCACACTTCGTTCGAGGTCGAATGCGGCAAAGGCACCTATGTGCGCTCGCTGGCCCGCGACATGGGCCGCGACCTCGGCTGCTTCGGCCACATCGCCGAATTGCGCAGGGTCGAGGTCGAGCCGTTCACCCAGGAGGATTTCGTCACCGTCGCCGAACTGGAAGCCGCCCGTTTCGGCGAACAGCGCGAAGCTGACGAAGAGGGCGACGCCGATGTTGCCGACGCGCCGATCGACTTTGGCGCAATCGATGCGCTGCTCGTCGACACGGCCGCCGCGCTCGACTGCCTGCCGCAGATTGCCATCAGCGACGAAGCGGCGACCAAGATCCGCCTTGGCAATCCCGTCATCATCCGCGGCCGCGACGCGCCCGTGGAAGCCGAGGAAGCCTGCGCCACCGCGCGCGGCAAGCTTGTCGCCATCGGCGCCATCGAGCAAGGCATGTTCAAGCCGAAGCGGGTCTTTGCCGGCTGA
- the fabB gene encoding beta-ketoacyl-ACP synthase I produces MRRVVVTGLGIVSSIGNNANEVQSSLHDAKSGISFSDSFAEHGFRCQVWGAPTLDPTPMIDRRAMRFLSQGAAWNHVAMDQAIADAGLGESDITNERTGIVMGSGGPSTRTIVEAAETTLKNNSPKRIGPFAVPKAMSSTASATLATWFKIHGVNYSISSACSTSAHCIGNAYELIQWGKQDVMFAGGHEDLDWTMSDLFDAMGAMSSKYNDRAPTASRAYDANRDGFVIAGGAGVLILEELEHAKARGAKIYAEIVGYGATSDGYDMVAPSGEGAVRCMRQALATVSTPVDYINTHGTSTPVGDSREMGAIREVFGEKMPFITSTKSLTGHSLGAAGVQESIYSILMMQGGFIGESAHIENLDPEFEGMPIVRKRIDDARIDTVLSNSFGFGGTNATLIFQRYSA; encoded by the coding sequence ATGAGAAGGGTCGTCGTCACAGGCCTCGGCATCGTATCGTCGATCGGCAACAACGCCAACGAGGTGCAATCCTCGCTCCACGATGCCAAATCAGGCATCAGCTTCTCCGATTCCTTCGCCGAACACGGCTTCCGCTGCCAGGTCTGGGGCGCGCCGACGCTCGACCCGACCCCTATGATCGACCGGCGTGCCATGCGCTTCCTGAGCCAGGGCGCGGCCTGGAACCATGTCGCGATGGATCAGGCGATCGCCGACGCCGGGCTTGGCGAAAGCGACATCACCAATGAGCGCACCGGCATCGTCATGGGCTCGGGCGGCCCCTCGACCCGCACCATCGTCGAGGCGGCCGAGACCACGCTCAAGAACAACAGCCCCAAGCGCATCGGTCCGTTCGCGGTGCCGAAGGCGATGTCGTCGACCGCGTCGGCGACGCTCGCCACCTGGTTCAAGATCCACGGCGTCAACTATTCGATCTCGTCGGCCTGCTCGACCTCGGCGCATTGCATCGGCAACGCCTACGAACTGATCCAGTGGGGCAAGCAGGATGTGATGTTTGCCGGCGGCCATGAAGACCTCGACTGGACGATGTCGGACCTGTTCGATGCCATGGGCGCGATGTCGTCGAAGTATAACGATCGTGCGCCGACAGCTTCCCGCGCGTATGACGCCAATCGCGATGGCTTCGTCATCGCGGGCGGCGCGGGCGTCCTCATCCTGGAGGAGCTCGAACACGCCAAGGCGCGCGGCGCCAAGATCTACGCTGAGATCGTCGGCTATGGCGCGACGTCGGACGGTTACGACATGGTGGCGCCGTCGGGCGAAGGCGCGGTGCGCTGCATGCGCCAGGCTCTGGCGACGGTGTCCACGCCGGTCGACTACATCAACACCCACGGCACCTCGACGCCGGTCGGCGATTCCCGGGAAATGGGCGCCATCCGAGAGGTGTTCGGCGAGAAGATGCCGTTCATCACCTCGACCAAGTCGCTGACCGGCCATTCGCTGGGTGCCGCCGGCGTACAGGAATCGATCTACTCGATCCTGATGATGCAAGGCGGCTTCATCGGCGAGAGCGCCCATATCGAAAACCTCGATCCCGAATTCGAGGGCATGCCGATCGTGCGCAAGCGCATCGACGACGCCAGGATCGACACGGTTTTGTCCAACTCGTTCGGCTTCGGTGGCACCAACGCAACGCTGATTTTCCAGCGCTATTCCGCATAA
- the pnp gene encoding polyribonucleotide nucleotidyltransferase, with translation MFNYHKVEIEWGGRPLILETGKIARQADGAVLATYGETKVLATVVSMKEPKPGLDFFPLTVNYQEKTYAAGKIPGGYFKREGRPSEKETLVSRLIDRPIRPLFADGYKNDTQIVVTVVQHDLENDPDILSIVATSAALTLSGVPFMGPIGGARVGYINGEYVLNPHVDEMQESRLDLIVAGTADAVLMVESEAKELGEELMLGAVMFGHRGFQPVIDAIIKLAEVAAKEPRDFTAPDYSALEAEMLKIVGDELSNAYKNVDKQKRYAAVDAVKAKVKAAFAPAEGEDAKYTSEQIGSVFKELQAKVVRWNILDTGSRIDGRDLKTVRKIVSEVGVLPRTHGSALFTRGETQALVVATLGTGEDEQYVDSLTGMYKEKFLLHYNFPPYSVGETGRMGSPGRREIGHGKLAWRAIRPMLPSADQFPYTLRVVSEITESNGSSSMATVCGTSLALMDAGVPLAKPVAGIAMGLIKEGERFAVLSDILGDEDHLGDMDFKVAGTEGGITSLQMDIKIEGITEEIMKIALDQAKDGRQHILSEMAHALTGARPELGEFAPRIEVMHIPTDKIRDVIGSGGKVIREIVEKTGAKINIEDDGTVKIASSNAKEIEAAKKWIHTIVAEPEVGEIYEGTVVKTADFGAFVNFFGPRDGLVHISQLANDRVAKTSDVVKEGDKVWVKLMGFDERGKVRLSMKVVDQATGKEIARDKKAEGEENAA, from the coding sequence ATGTTCAACTACCACAAAGTGGAAATCGAATGGGGCGGCCGTCCGCTCATCCTGGAAACCGGCAAGATCGCACGTCAGGCTGACGGCGCGGTGCTTGCGACCTATGGCGAAACCAAGGTTCTCGCCACCGTCGTTTCGATGAAGGAGCCGAAGCCAGGCCTCGATTTCTTCCCGCTGACCGTCAACTACCAGGAAAAGACCTACGCCGCCGGCAAGATCCCGGGCGGCTACTTCAAGCGCGAGGGACGTCCGAGCGAAAAGGAAACGCTGGTTTCCCGCCTGATCGACCGCCCGATCCGCCCGCTCTTCGCCGACGGCTACAAGAACGACACCCAGATCGTCGTCACCGTCGTCCAGCATGACCTCGAGAACGATCCCGATATCCTGTCGATCGTCGCCACCTCGGCCGCTTTGACGCTGTCGGGCGTTCCCTTCATGGGCCCGATCGGCGGCGCTCGCGTCGGCTACATCAACGGCGAATACGTGCTCAACCCGCATGTCGACGAGATGCAGGAATCCAGGCTCGACCTCATTGTCGCCGGCACCGCCGACGCCGTGCTGATGGTCGAGTCCGAAGCCAAGGAACTCGGCGAAGAGCTGATGCTCGGCGCCGTCATGTTCGGCCACAGGGGCTTCCAGCCGGTGATCGACGCCATCATCAAGCTGGCCGAAGTTGCCGCCAAGGAGCCGCGCGATTTCACAGCGCCGGACTACTCCGCGCTTGAAGCCGAAATGCTGAAGATCGTCGGCGACGAGCTCAGCAATGCCTACAAGAACGTCGATAAGCAGAAGCGTTACGCCGCCGTCGACGCCGTCAAGGCGAAGGTCAAGGCAGCGTTCGCTCCGGCCGAAGGCGAAGACGCCAAGTACACCTCCGAGCAGATCGGTTCGGTGTTCAAGGAACTCCAGGCCAAGGTCGTGCGCTGGAACATTCTCGACACCGGTTCGCGCATCGATGGCCGTGACCTCAAGACTGTCCGCAAGATCGTCTCGGAAGTCGGCGTCCTGCCGCGCACGCACGGTTCGGCGCTGTTCACCCGCGGCGAGACCCAGGCGCTGGTCGTTGCCACGCTGGGCACCGGCGAGGACGAGCAGTATGTCGATTCGCTGACCGGCATGTACAAGGAGAAGTTCCTCCTTCACTACAACTTCCCTCCCTACTCCGTCGGCGAGACCGGCCGCATGGGTTCGCCGGGCCGCCGCGAAATCGGCCACGGCAAGCTCGCCTGGCGCGCCATCCGTCCGATGCTGCCGAGCGCGGACCAGTTCCCCTACACGCTGCGCGTCGTCTCGGAGATCACCGAGTCCAACGGTTCGTCGTCGATGGCCACCGTCTGCGGCACATCGCTGGCGCTGATGGATGCCGGCGTTCCGCTGGCCAAGCCGGTTGCTGGTATCGCGATGGGCCTGATCAAGGAAGGCGAGCGCTTCGCGGTTCTGTCCGACATCCTGGGTGACGAAGATCACCTCGGCGACATGGACTTCAAGGTCGCCGGTACCGAAGGCGGCATCACCTCGCTGCAGATGGACATCAAGATCGAGGGCATCACCGAGGAGATCATGAAGATCGCGCTGGACCAGGCCAAGGATGGCCGCCAGCATATCCTCAGCGAGATGGCGCATGCTCTGACCGGCGCCCGCCCCGAACTCGGTGAGTTCGCACCGCGCATCGAGGTCATGCACATCCCGACCGACAAGATCCGCGACGTGATCGGCTCCGGCGGCAAGGTTATCCGCGAGATCGTCGAGAAGACCGGCGCCAAGATCAACATCGAGGACGACGGCACGGTCAAGATCGCTTCGTCGAACGCCAAGGAGATCGAGGCGGCCAAGAAGTGGATCCATACCATCGTCGCCGAGCCGGAAGTCGGCGAAATCTACGAAGGCACGGTCGTCAAGACCGCCGACTTCGGCGCTTTCGTCAACTTCTTCGGTCCGCGTGACGGCCTCGTCCACATCTCGCAGCTTGCCAACGACCGGGTCGCCAAGACCTCGGACGTCGTCAAGGAAGGCGACAAGGTCTGGGTCAAGCTGATGGGCTTCGACGAGCGCGGCAAGGTCCGCCTGTCGATGAAGGTCGTCGACCAGGCCACCGGCAAGGAAATCGCCCGCGACAAGAAGGCCGAAGGCGAAGAAAACGCCGCCTGA
- the corA gene encoding magnesium/cobalt transporter CorA, producing the protein MAKAEAVKKRAPVTTRRPPVGASPGTLIADPAARRSELRLTLISPEKFKTINDASIDDLNTHCDNWPVVWLDCTGLANIQLIEEIGRIFNLHPLALEDVVNTGQRPKVDFFEDHAFVVMRMIDDVKVHRYEQIAVFFGKKFVVTFQEREGDPFDPVRKRIAAALPNRLRMRGADYLAYALIDSIVDSYFPPIEAASEEVDGIEDEMLNTPHKHQMRQLHELRRDANVLKGVLWPMRDTLATLIRNDVPYVKPETKIFFNDTLDHALRLIELVENQRDMLTGLIEMHLSLSQARTNDVISYLTIVSVIFMPLTFLVGIWGMNFDPESSPWNMPELKAYYGYPASLLFMLAVAVGLIVFFKSKKWL; encoded by the coding sequence ATGGCAAAGGCTGAGGCGGTGAAGAAGCGGGCGCCGGTGACAACGCGCCGGCCGCCGGTTGGAGCCTCGCCCGGCACGCTGATCGCCGATCCGGCGGCGCGACGGTCCGAGCTGCGGCTGACGCTGATTTCGCCTGAAAAATTCAAGACCATCAACGATGCCAGCATCGACGATCTCAACACCCATTGCGACAACTGGCCGGTCGTCTGGTTGGACTGCACCGGTCTCGCCAACATCCAGCTGATCGAGGAGATCGGCCGGATCTTCAACCTGCATCCACTGGCTCTGGAAGATGTCGTCAACACCGGCCAGCGGCCGAAGGTCGACTTCTTCGAGGACCACGCCTTCGTCGTCATGCGCATGATCGACGACGTCAAGGTGCATCGCTATGAGCAGATCGCGGTGTTCTTCGGCAAGAAATTCGTCGTCACCTTCCAGGAGCGCGAAGGCGATCCGTTCGACCCCGTGCGCAAGCGCATCGCCGCAGCGTTGCCCAACCGCTTGCGGATGCGCGGCGCCGACTATCTGGCCTATGCGCTCATCGATTCCATCGTCGACAGCTATTTCCCGCCGATTGAGGCCGCTAGCGAGGAGGTCGATGGCATCGAGGACGAGATGCTCAACACGCCTCACAAGCATCAGATGCGCCAGCTGCACGAATTGCGGCGCGACGCCAATGTGCTCAAGGGCGTGCTGTGGCCGATGCGCGACACGCTGGCGACGCTGATCCGCAACGACGTGCCCTATGTGAAGCCGGAGACGAAAATCTTCTTCAACGACACGCTCGACCACGCATTGCGGCTGATCGAGCTGGTCGAGAACCAGCGTGATATGCTGACCGGCTTGATCGAAATGCATTTGTCGCTGAGCCAGGCGCGCACCAACGATGTGATCTCTTATCTCACCATCGTCTCGGTGATTTTCATGCCGCTAACCTTCCTGGTCGGTATCTGGGGGATGAATTTCGATCCCGAGAGCTCGCCGTGGAACATGCCGGAACTGAAAGCCTACTATGGCTACCCGGCTTCGCTGCTGTTCATGCTGGCCGTTGCTGTCGGGCTGATCGTCTTCTTCAAAAGCAAGAAGTGGCTGTAA
- a CDS encoding class I SAM-dependent methyltransferase yields MAAEPLKTLFHPFEAEGLPLPQKGERVLFLGAEPGFRLPEGFEAELHLAQGFRPYLRALERAGHKVTPRAEGDAFDAALVLAGRHRGLNEMRIAEAIERVTPGGLIIVAGGKDEGIASLRKRIDELVPIEGHLPKYHGIAFWLRRPVDLAPAEKLRVANPALVVEDRFRTAPGMFSFDRIDAGSKLLVDNLPKDLRGNIADFCAGWGYVAAEVAARSSGITGLDLYEADFDALEAAKGNIGQTGFEPGFFWTDLLSEPVERRYDAIVMNPPFHRSRAAEPEIGAGMIQAAGKALKPGGRLFMVANRQLPYEPVLKAVFSSHAELARDGMFKVFSARR; encoded by the coding sequence ATGGCCGCTGAGCCGCTGAAGACACTGTTCCATCCCTTCGAGGCCGAGGGGCTCCCTCTGCCGCAAAAGGGCGAGCGTGTGTTGTTCCTGGGTGCGGAGCCCGGCTTCCGCTTGCCGGAAGGCTTCGAGGCAGAGCTCCATCTTGCACAGGGTTTCCGGCCGTATCTCCGAGCGCTGGAGCGTGCCGGCCACAAGGTAACGCCGCGCGCGGAAGGCGATGCATTCGATGCAGCGCTCGTGCTTGCCGGCCGCCATCGTGGGCTAAACGAGATGCGTATTGCCGAGGCGATCGAACGCGTCACGCCGGGCGGTCTGATCATTGTCGCCGGCGGCAAGGACGAAGGCATCGCCAGCCTGCGCAAGCGCATCGACGAGCTTGTTCCGATCGAAGGGCATCTGCCGAAATATCACGGCATCGCCTTCTGGCTTCGCCGTCCGGTCGATCTGGCGCCTGCGGAAAAACTGCGCGTCGCCAATCCCGCCTTGGTCGTAGAGGACCGCTTCCGCACCGCGCCCGGCATGTTCTCCTTCGACCGGATCGACGCCGGCTCGAAACTTCTGGTCGACAACCTGCCCAAAGACCTGCGCGGCAACATTGCGGATTTCTGCGCCGGCTGGGGTTATGTCGCCGCCGAGGTCGCGGCACGTTCATCCGGTATAACGGGGCTCGACCTTTACGAAGCGGATTTCGACGCGCTTGAGGCGGCCAAGGGCAATATCGGCCAGACAGGCTTCGAGCCCGGCTTCTTTTGGACCGATCTGCTGAGCGAGCCGGTCGAGCGGCGCTATGATGCCATCGTCATGAACCCGCCCTTCCATCGCAGCCGGGCGGCCGAGCCGGAAATCGGCGCCGGCATGATCCAGGCGGCGGGCAAGGCGCTGAAGCCGGGCGGGCGGCTGTTCATGGTGGCGAACCGTCAGCTGCCTTACGAACCGGTTCTGAAGGCCGTCTTCTCCAGCCATGCCGAGCTCGCCCGCGACGGCATGTTCAAGGTTTTCTCCGCGCGCCGATAG
- a CDS encoding DUF4260 domain-containing protein has translation MKPVDFAIRLEWVAVAVVAIVAYAASGVSWWLFALLILAPDLSMLGYLAGARIGAVAYNALHILIVPLLLALAGYVLANSTATAIGLIWIIHIAVDRALGYGLKLSAGFRDTHLGRIGR, from the coding sequence GTGAAACCTGTCGATTTTGCAATCCGGCTCGAATGGGTTGCGGTCGCGGTCGTGGCTATAGTCGCCTATGCCGCGTCAGGCGTTTCCTGGTGGCTGTTCGCCCTGCTTATCCTGGCGCCAGACCTGTCGATGCTGGGCTATCTCGCCGGGGCACGGATCGGCGCTGTCGCTTACAATGCCTTGCACATATTGATCGTCCCGCTGTTGCTGGCGCTCGCCGGATATGTTCTGGCCAATTCGACGGCGACCGCGATTGGTCTGATCTGGATCATCCACATCGCCGTCGACCGCGCGCTCGGCTACGGTCTCAAACTGTCGGCCGGTTTTCGGGACACCCATCTCGGCCGTATCGGCCGTTAG
- the irrA gene encoding iron response transcriptional regulator IrrA, whose product MDLGCRKENVAVDKRVREAGLRPTRQRIALADLLFAKGDRHLSAEELHEEAVAAGVPVSLATVYNALHQFTQAGLLRILAVEGSKTYFDTNTSDHHHFYIEGENRIFDIESGPVTVSNLPEPPAGMEIANVDIVVRLRPKRSV is encoded by the coding sequence ATGGATCTGGGCTGCCGGAAGGAAAATGTCGCTGTGGACAAGCGGGTTCGCGAAGCCGGCCTCAGGCCGACACGCCAACGCATTGCGCTGGCCGATCTGCTGTTTGCCAAGGGCGACCGCCACCTTTCGGCCGAGGAACTGCATGAAGAGGCGGTCGCCGCCGGCGTGCCGGTCTCGCTCGCCACCGTCTACAACGCGCTTCACCAGTTCACCCAGGCCGGCCTGCTGCGCATCCTGGCGGTCGAGGGGTCCAAGACCTATTTCGACACCAACACCTCCGATCACCATCATTTTTACATCGAAGGCGAAAACAGGATCTTCGATATAGAAAGCGGTCCGGTGACCGTCTCCAACCTGCCGGAGCCACCCGCAGGTATGGAGATCGCCAATGTCGACATCGTGGTGAGGCTGCGCCCGAAACGCAGCGTTTAA
- the fabI gene encoding enoyl-ACP reductase FabI, giving the protein MDGLMKGKRGLVMGVANDHSIAWGIARKLSEHGAELAFTYQGDAFGRRVKPLAEKLGASLVVPCDVEDSASVAATFETLGKEWGGLDFVVHAIGFSDKNELKGLYADTSRDNFVRTMVISCYSFTEVARHAAPLMSEGGAMITLTYAGSVRVMPNYNVMGVAKAGLEASVRYLANDYGPRGIRVNGISAGPVRTLAGAGISDARHMYSYQQRNSPLRRTVTIDEVGGSALYLLSDLSSGVTGEIHYVDSGYHIVSMPTLDELKQTDSVRD; this is encoded by the coding sequence ATGGACGGACTGATGAAGGGCAAGCGCGGGCTTGTCATGGGCGTCGCCAACGATCATTCGATCGCCTGGGGCATCGCCAGGAAATTGTCCGAACACGGAGCGGAGCTTGCCTTCACCTATCAGGGCGACGCATTCGGGCGCCGCGTCAAGCCGCTTGCCGAGAAGCTTGGCGCGTCTCTGGTGGTGCCCTGTGACGTCGAGGACAGCGCATCGGTCGCCGCCACCTTCGAGACGCTCGGCAAGGAATGGGGCGGGCTCGACTTCGTCGTCCACGCCATCGGCTTTTCCGACAAGAACGAGCTCAAAGGGCTCTACGCCGACACCAGCCGCGACAATTTCGTCCGCACCATGGTCATCTCCTGCTACTCCTTCACCGAGGTCGCCCGCCATGCCGCCCCGCTGATGAGCGAAGGCGGCGCGATGATCACGCTGACCTATGCCGGCTCTGTCCGCGTCATGCCGAACTACAACGTCATGGGCGTCGCCAAGGCCGGGCTGGAAGCCAGCGTGCGCTATCTCGCCAACGATTATGGCCCGCGCGGCATCCGGGTGAACGGCATATCGGCGGGACCGGTGCGTACTTTGGCCGGCGCCGGAATCTCGGACGCCCGCCACATGTACTCCTACCAGCAGCGCAACTCGCCGCTGCGCCGCACGGTGACCATCGACGAGGTCGGCGGCTCGGCGCTCTATCTTTTGTCCGACCTCTCGTCAGGCGTCACCGGCGAAATCCATTATGTGGATTCCGGCTATCACATCGTGTCGATGCCAACCCTGGATGAGTTGAAGCAGACCGACAGCGTACGCGATTAA